The Fusarium verticillioides 7600 chromosome 8, whole genome shotgun sequence genomic interval TTCCGATCGTGCGGGATCGTGAAGCTCACCTATGCATGAATGCTGTAGCACAGACACGACACAAGCTTCATATTTACAGCTGAACAAAACAGATCCGGAAATACACAAGAAAAGCTTGTACCGAGATACAGCGGCATTGTAACTTACATTCATAGTAGCACAGTGATTTCACGACAGGCTGCCTCAGACCGCTTTTCGTTTGGTGCGTGTGCACTTTTAGATATGTGGCGTGGATAGACATGCATGCATACGGGAGGCTGCATATTCCTTTGGTGAAATTGCACAGAACGCAACGGGCTCAAGAAAAGGGGCTTTGGCGGTCAGTATAGACAATACACGACGTCCTGCTGCACGAGTCAGATGCATGGGTAGCCACCCGAGACTGAGTGTCACGAGTAGAGCACGTTGCCATGGTGTTTGAAGGTTTCACTGCATACTGAGGGGAaagcttgagattgagtgTTTTTTCAAATCATTGTTTGTGCTAAATTGACGGGCTAAGATGTTGATCACAATAGCTTTGTGCTTTTTGTGATATCTTCTTTGCTTAGATGGAGGCGCGGAGGACTTTGAAGGCGTCCTCGCGGGAGCCGGTGAATCGAGCCTCGGCAGTCTTCCAGTTGATGACGTTCCAGATGTTGTCAACGTAGGCGGCCTTGCCGTTAAGATACTATCACACTATTAGTCGTTTTCTTGAATTGTTTGGAGTAGAATGTACCTGGAGGTAGTAGGCATGCTCCCAcatatcaacaccaaaaataGGAAcctctcctccaacaacaggatCCTGATCCTTCGTCGTGACAATACGAAGACCATGCGTGTCCTTAACAAGCCATCCCCAACCACTACCCTGCAGTCCCAGCAGCGTCTTCTTGAACGCCTCCTGGAACGCCTGAATGCTACCCCACGTCTTTGAGATCTCAGCGCTGAGTGTAGGAGCACTCTCGGGCTTGGCGTCAGGAGAGCTAGAAGGGCTGAGATTCTCCCAGAAGAGAGAGTGGTTGATGTGACCGCCGCCGTTGAACTTGATGGCTGATTGCAGAGCGATCTGGCCGGCGATGTCGTTGGTAGAAGTAGCGGTTGCGTAGTTCTTCAACGCGGCGTTGAGGTTTGTCACGTAAGCTTGGTGATGCTTGCTGTGGTGAAGTTCCATGATTTGAGCAGAGATGCTGGGCTCAAGGGCCTTTTGTCATGGTCAACTTTCTCGTACTTTCATGCTAGATATCACGGCGGGGAACCTCACATCGTAGGCGTACGGCAACGCCGGAAGAGAGTAAGTACCAACAGACATTGCGGAGAAAGACTGAACGTTGTCAGGAAGAGCAGTGTAAGCTTGATTCTGATCGGAAGCAGAGTCAGGTTCAGAGggcgacgaggaggaagttgagacaaagaagaagaggggtAGCAGCGGGATCCTAGAGAAGAGCATGACGAAGAGCGATTGCGTCAGAGCTAACAATTAATAATATCTTATTGTTGCGTGCTTCCACGGTAGTTTAGTTGGTTGGTACGTATTCCGGGGGctcgagttcatcaaggTGCCGGGTTGCTTGCTTTggtgtgttgttgatggacaagAGAGTCGCACTAATTATTGCGCAAACTTGCTCATACTCGCTAACGCCCCAGAACCTTGTTGCCTATAAAGGTTGCCCAATTGGGAACGACACTAGGGCTTGCGATGCGGTGATTGGTTCTTGGGTATGGCTTGGACTTGTGTGAGAGACTATGAGAGAGATACGGCAAGTTTCAGACTACCAGCTAGTAGTGAGTATATCTTGTATGTGATAGTTATAtttgtttcttcttgatgaaccGTTCTCTCCATTTTATATTTTTATCTTGATCATTTCATATCTGCTCGTCACCAAGTTTCAACTGTGCATTTACGCTCTCGAGTCTaagccatcgacatcacCATGTGCGGCCCAGAATTCACAAACAGACCTCGAGGCGGCGCTCTCGCAGCTCTCAATCCtcccatcaactccatcttaTTCAACATTTGCGGTGATCTCGCGTTTCACACTCCCGGAAGTCCGTCGAGCTCAAGAGCAACGCACGCAAGACTCACTCCAAGTGAGGAGTGCAGTATGAAGGGCTTCTCCGACTTATACGTTGTCATTCAGTGAGTCTCATATTTCTGCTTTCCAACGGTCCAAGGTTAACATCTGAAAGTTCTAGTGGTGACTTGACAAGAAACGCCAGCGAATGTGGACTCTTCTGCCAGTTTTCTCTCCAAACGACCCCGACATCTCGCGAGTATGTTGAGTTGCCGCTTCAAGGACCATTATCACTTGAggttggcggtgatggaaTCATAGGGAGACGCGTTTCAGTGTACTCACGGCTGGCTTCTGGAGACAAGATCGTTGCTGAAGGCATCGTGGGCTTCAATTTCATGAGCCAAGCAGCACCTGAGGAGACGTCTTGTCCTTCATCGCCGTCACCATCGCTGTAGTGAGGAACCTCTTTGGCTTGCGGCTGCAGGTCCATGATTTGACAGACAAATGACCATCTGTCGGTAAACGAATTGAAATATCGAATGAACCTGAAGGCCTTGAGCATACCCATGTGAATCTGGACAGGCATCTCGCTGCGGATGTGAAGGGGCGTTGATATAGACAGAAACACTCTTAACAGAACGACAAGCTGCGAATGCGCACGCAATAAGCGAAAATCGAAGTTTCGCCGTTCCAAGAGGCCCCAGGGAGActtgatgagagagaatgcTCTTATATAATCTGACCAGAAAGATCGCAACGCCATGTCGCCAACCCCTCCTTGATTTCATGCTTAAAACTAAGTTGCCCGACGCTGCGCCATCCGTCCTT includes:
- a CDS encoding superoxide dismutase [Mn], mitochondrial; amino-acid sequence: MSVGTYSLPALPYAYDALEPSISAQIMELHHSKHHQAYVTNLNAALKNYATATSTNDIAGQIALQSAIKFNGGGHINHSLFWENLSPSSSPDAKPESAPTLSAEISKTWGSIQAFQEAFKKTLLGLQGSGWGWLVKDTHGLRIVTTKDQDPVVGGEVPIFGVDMWEHAYYLQYLNGKAAYVDNIWNVINWKTAEARFTGSREDAFKVLRASI